In the Ruminococcus sp. OA3 genome, one interval contains:
- a CDS encoding aldolase/citrate lyase family protein, which produces MPWNDPVLAKPVLEMGADGIIFPYVRSAEDVQRAMESCIYPPCGCRGFGPIRANRYGMMGNQEYFDSYIEDTFRVVQIEHVDAVSCIDEILKVKYLSGIVLGPNDLSGSLGVLGQTDHPEVVKCFDTVAKAAKKAGVPFGVSTGYNVGSGGGNLKQWVDRGADYIFVGSDVSYAMSGAAAAYSEVSALVR; this is translated from the coding sequence ATTCCGTGGAATGATCCGGTGCTGGCAAAACCGGTACTGGAGATGGGTGCGGACGGCATCATTTTTCCGTATGTCCGTTCCGCGGAAGATGTGCAGCGGGCGATGGAAAGCTGTATTTATCCGCCCTGCGGATGCCGCGGATTCGGTCCGATCCGCGCCAACCGGTACGGCATGATGGGAAACCAGGAATATTTTGACAGCTATATCGAAGATACATTCCGGGTCGTTCAGATTGAGCATGTGGATGCCGTCAGCTGTATCGATGAGATCCTGAAGGTAAAATATTTAAGCGGAATTGTACTGGGTCCGAATGATCTTTCAGGTTCTCTCGGAGTTCTCGGACAGACAGACCATCCGGAGGTTGTGAAGTGCTTTGACACTGTGGCGAAAGCGGCGAAGAAAGCAGGCGTTCCCTTTGGCGTATCCACCGGATACAATGTCGGTTCCGGCGGAGGAAACCTGAAACAGTGGGTTGACCGGGGGGCTGATTATATCTTCGTGGGCTCTGATGTCTCCTATGCGATGTCGGGAGCTGCCGCTGCATACAGTGAAGTCAGTGCTCTTGTGAGATAA
- a CDS encoding response regulator transcription factor gives MVKILVVEDDLALSAGLCFELDSNGYMTAAAYNCRKARLLLGSEHFDLAVLDVNLPDGNGFELCREIKSELPDMQVIFLTANDLERDVLNGFDMGADDYITKPFNIQILKRRVEVALRRSQTAGKSSCNRYDDGYLQLDYDSLAAVRNGDKLSITPNEYKLLRVLTASSGNIVTRQVLLEKLWDCEGNYIDDHTLTVTINRLRAKIEDEAHTYIKTVRGMGYIWMGGK, from the coding sequence ATGGTAAAAATTTTAGTGGTTGAGGATGACCTGGCATTGAGTGCAGGGCTTTGCTTTGAATTAGATTCGAACGGTTATATGACGGCGGCTGCCTACAATTGCCGCAAGGCGCGCCTGCTGCTTGGCAGTGAACACTTTGATCTGGCAGTTCTGGATGTGAACCTTCCCGACGGCAATGGCTTTGAGCTTTGCAGGGAAATTAAGTCAGAGCTGCCGGATATGCAGGTGATCTTTCTCACGGCAAATGATCTGGAACGGGATGTTTTAAACGGGTTTGACATGGGTGCGGATGACTATATCACCAAACCATTCAATATCCAGATTTTAAAACGAAGAGTAGAAGTCGCGCTCAGACGGAGCCAAACGGCTGGAAAGAGCTCCTGTAACCGGTATGATGATGGATACCTGCAGTTGGATTATGACTCCCTGGCGGCTGTCCGGAACGGTGATAAGCTGTCGATCACACCGAATGAATATAAGCTGCTGCGTGTGCTGACTGCCAGTTCCGGAAACATTGTGACGCGTCAGGTTCTGCTGGAGAAGCTGTGGGACTGCGAAGGCAATTACATCGATGATCATACGCTCACTGTGACGATCAACAGGCTGCGTGCGAAAATAGAAGATGAAGCACATACCTATATCAAAACCGTGCGGGGAATGGGGTATATCTGGATGGGAGGAAAATGA
- a CDS encoding HAMP domain-containing sensor histidine kinase has protein sequence MMRTRRRSMPVKTLLTIISLMLCLWGIMWNYLPAEGARYFIPASGAAVLILAALWNWDQKRQMSDFANDICETLDALMDEREPENYQPYEDSAVSKVQGKLLQYYEKMKDGRLQSVQDKQTIQELVSDISHQVKTPIASIRMFTGILQQHRLTDEKRMEFLGMMEGQINKLEFLMQSLIKMSRLETGTFVLHMEEKNLYTTIAEAVGAVWAKAERKNIQIDVECDSCVLVRHDEKWTAEALGNILDNAVKYTPRGGDIHVTVRPWQFYTRVDITDTGMGISKEHYHDVFQRFYRAQEAAPQEGVGLGLYLARGIITRQKGYISVTSCIGRGSTFSVYLPS, from the coding sequence ATGATGAGAACACGCAGAAGAAGTATGCCCGTCAAAACACTTCTTACCATCATCAGCCTGATGCTCTGCTTATGGGGGATCATGTGGAATTACCTTCCCGCTGAAGGTGCACGGTATTTTATACCTGCATCCGGTGCCGCTGTTTTGATTCTTGCCGCTTTGTGGAACTGGGATCAGAAGAGGCAAATGTCTGATTTTGCAAATGACATCTGCGAGACGCTTGATGCACTGATGGATGAACGTGAGCCGGAGAATTATCAGCCGTATGAAGATTCAGCGGTCTCTAAGGTGCAGGGCAAACTGTTGCAGTACTATGAAAAGATGAAAGACGGCCGGCTTCAGAGCGTGCAGGATAAACAGACGATTCAGGAACTGGTCAGTGACATCTCGCATCAGGTGAAAACGCCCATTGCCAGTATCAGGATGTTTACCGGCATTCTGCAGCAGCACCGGCTGACAGACGAAAAACGGATGGAATTTCTGGGTATGATGGAGGGGCAGATCAATAAGCTGGAGTTTCTGATGCAGTCGCTGATTAAAATGTCCCGTCTGGAGACAGGGACATTTGTGCTGCATATGGAAGAGAAGAACCTGTACACCACAATTGCGGAAGCCGTCGGCGCAGTCTGGGCAAAGGCTGAGCGAAAAAACATTCAGATTGACGTGGAATGTGACAGCTGTGTACTTGTGAGACATGATGAAAAATGGACTGCCGAAGCCCTGGGAAATATTCTCGATAATGCGGTGAAGTATACCCCGCGGGGCGGGGATATCCATGTGACGGTCCGCCCTTGGCAGTTTTACACCCGTGTGGACATTACGGATACCGGAATGGGCATTTCAAAAGAACACTATCATGACGTATTTCAGCGTTTTTACAGAGCGCAGGAGGCCGCGCCGCAGGAGGGTGTCGGCCTGGGATTGTACCTTGCCCGTGGTATTATTACCCGGCAGAAGGGTTACATCAGCGTAACATCCTGTATCGGCAGAGGCAGCACATTTTCTGTTTATCTGCCGAGTTGA
- a CDS encoding ABC transporter ATP-binding protein: MDIVTTDHLKKYFGKRTHQVKALDDVSLGIEKGRFTAIVGASGSGKTTLLHLIGGLYKPTGGTVSVDGVNLADLTEEQLTVFRRRKVGFIFQGYNLVPDLTIRENILFPLALDDSRPDECFFADIAEMLGLEEKLSAYPYMLSGGEQQCAAIARALITKPVIVLADEPTGNLDARSSQNVAGLLKMTSAVFHQTLIMITHDLELAQLADRVVRLQDGRIMES, from the coding sequence ATGGATATCGTAACAACAGATCATTTAAAGAAATATTTTGGAAAAAGGACACATCAGGTGAAGGCTTTGGATGATGTCAGCCTTGGCATTGAAAAAGGCAGATTTACGGCAATCGTAGGAGCATCCGGGTCAGGTAAGACCACGCTGCTTCATCTGATTGGAGGCCTGTATAAACCAACAGGGGGAACGGTCAGCGTCGACGGGGTGAATCTGGCAGATCTGACGGAAGAACAGCTTACGGTGTTCCGGCGCAGGAAGGTCGGGTTTATCTTTCAGGGATATAACCTGGTGCCTGATCTGACGATACGGGAAAATATCCTGTTCCCGCTGGCGCTGGACGATTCCAGACCAGATGAGTGTTTTTTTGCCGATATTGCAGAAATGTTAGGGCTAGAGGAAAAGCTCAGTGCGTATCCCTACATGCTCTCGGGGGGAGAACAGCAATGTGCGGCGATTGCCCGTGCCCTGATTACGAAACCTGTCATCGTTCTGGCAGATGAGCCGACCGGAAACCTGGATGCCAGATCAAGTCAAAATGTTGCCGGGCTTTTGAAAATGACAAGTGCGGTTTTTCACCAGACGCTGATTATGATCACGCATGACCTGGAACTTGCACAGCTTGCAGATCGTGTGGTACGCCTGCAGGATGGCCGGATAATGGAATCGTAA
- a CDS encoding ABC transporter permease yields MKDMLNTLVKRSFAASKVRNLIAVLAIALTGILFTSVTTIAMGTMESMTLTMQLQKGSKSDGDFRNMTAGQFESLKQADFIRQAGQRMPVGFLTNTNRHNIEFDVLDEVQAELTFCNPSHGIMPDAPNEIVASDRALRELGAEPEIGAQVTIEFTVHGQEYRLPMVVSGWYEAANDQTSMMAAGTAFCREYPDIFQYTYDSDREIAGTYWSDFVADSTVGLQEKMDEFSRSVGGDPDDLQSDHYLPGIINTMTNPAPDPKMMAAGAAFVVLFILCGYLLIYNVFDIAVMREIRRYGLYRTIGMSRGQVKKLINRQALLLSCLGVPAGLIGGFFIGRAALPVVMSTLSVEYRNIAVDVSPSPVIFLGAAALTFFTVYLSTRKPVRVAANTPPLEAFRYVESSTGKKKVKRSSISASLPRLAWSNLGRSRRRSVFIIVSLMLCVVLLNCVGTAASSLDIEKQVAYMIRTDFAVVNTATSDGMKGFTNREQALKQKTMKDIAARPGVTEGNPVYKNTLEDTDVTYDFGISFANFSTDTETGLNRGITEDGFWFGLGDDGKPICNVYGMEEASIARMDIQEGETDVRVLYEKMKHGEGVLLGIQADRQTMKIDETFDFLNIGDEIKVYKNGQPVMNLPVLAKAATNGDDEEIGFTVGGSMKVGGDGVYLYLPASVYRELYDQPSVYKYSFNAEPNQREDVTAFLNDYMENVDNSITFLSADSARANAEGTRDMINFVGGLVGIIFGIAGVLNLMNTLITTVLTRRHEFATMQSIGMTSRQLRKMMMFEGVYYALGACSLGVIASVILNLTLVRSITGGIWYFTFRFTLLPAMLTSGVLLIVSVIVPVLALKVFNRGSIVEQLRVTD; encoded by the coding sequence ATGAAAGATATGCTGAATACACTTGTGAAGCGCAGCTTTGCAGCCAGTAAGGTGCGCAATCTGATCGCCGTTCTGGCTATTGCTCTCACAGGTATTTTATTTACATCCGTCACTACGATCGCCATGGGAACCATGGAATCCATGACACTTACGATGCAGCTGCAAAAAGGGAGTAAGTCTGACGGAGATTTCCGAAATATGACTGCCGGACAGTTTGAGTCCCTGAAACAGGCGGACTTTATCAGGCAGGCAGGTCAGCGGATGCCGGTCGGATTCCTGACCAACACGAACCGTCATAACATCGAGTTTGATGTGCTGGATGAGGTGCAGGCAGAGCTGACGTTCTGCAATCCCAGTCACGGCATAATGCCGGATGCGCCAAATGAGATTGTCGCCTCCGACCGTGCGCTGCGCGAATTGGGGGCAGAGCCGGAGATCGGAGCACAGGTCACGATCGAATTTACTGTTCACGGACAGGAGTACCGTCTGCCGATGGTCGTGTCGGGATGGTATGAGGCAGCTAATGATCAGACGAGTATGATGGCTGCAGGCACTGCTTTTTGCAGAGAATATCCGGACATATTTCAATATACCTATGACAGTGACCGCGAAATCGCAGGAACTTACTGGTCGGATTTTGTGGCGGACAGCACCGTGGGACTGCAGGAAAAGATGGATGAGTTTTCCCGGAGCGTTGGCGGTGATCCGGATGATTTGCAGTCGGATCATTATCTTCCCGGCATCATCAATACGATGACGAATCCGGCACCGGATCCTAAAATGATGGCGGCCGGTGCAGCATTTGTGGTATTGTTCATACTCTGCGGATATCTGCTGATCTATAACGTGTTTGACATTGCGGTCATGCGTGAAATCCGACGCTATGGTCTTTACCGTACCATCGGCATGAGCAGAGGCCAGGTCAAAAAACTTATCAACCGGCAGGCACTCCTGCTTTCCTGTCTGGGGGTTCCCGCCGGACTGATCGGCGGGTTCTTTATTGGCCGTGCGGCCCTGCCTGTCGTTATGTCTACATTATCTGTCGAATACCGCAACATTGCAGTGGATGTTTCACCTTCCCCTGTTATATTCCTGGGAGCGGCGGCGCTCACATTTTTTACCGTTTATCTCAGCACCCGCAAACCAGTCAGAGTTGCCGCAAATACACCTCCACTCGAGGCATTCCGCTACGTGGAGAGCAGTACAGGAAAAAAGAAAGTAAAGAGGAGCAGTATCAGCGCCAGTCTGCCGCGGCTGGCGTGGTCGAATCTCGGACGCAGCAGACGGCGCAGTGTTTTTATTATCGTATCTCTGATGCTGTGTGTCGTGCTGCTCAACTGTGTCGGTACAGCAGCGAGCAGTCTGGATATCGAAAAGCAGGTGGCTTATATGATTCGCACGGACTTTGCCGTGGTCAATACCGCCACCAGTGATGGCATGAAAGGTTTTACAAACCGGGAGCAGGCACTAAAACAGAAGACCATGAAGGATATTGCAGCCCGGCCCGGGGTAACAGAAGGAAATCCTGTCTACAAAAATACGCTCGAAGACACAGATGTCACTTATGATTTCGGTATTTCTTTCGCAAATTTCAGTACCGATACTGAGACGGGGCTGAACAGGGGGATCACCGAAGATGGTTTCTGGTTCGGTCTTGGAGATGACGGCAAACCCATCTGCAACGTATATGGTATGGAGGAAGCGTCGATTGCCCGTATGGATATTCAGGAAGGCGAAACGGATGTCCGGGTCCTCTATGAAAAAATGAAACATGGAGAAGGGGTTCTGCTGGGTATTCAGGCAGACCGGCAGACGATGAAGATAGATGAAACATTTGATTTCCTGAATATCGGCGATGAGATCAAAGTATATAAAAATGGTCAGCCGGTGATGAACCTTCCGGTGCTGGCAAAAGCGGCAACGAACGGCGATGATGAAGAGATCGGCTTTACCGTGGGAGGTTCCATGAAAGTGGGCGGAGATGGCGTCTACCTTTATCTTCCGGCTAGTGTTTACCGCGAGCTGTACGACCAGCCGTCAGTATATAAATACTCTTTTAATGCAGAGCCGAATCAGAGAGAGGATGTGACAGCTTTTCTGAATGATTACATGGAGAACGTGGATAACAGTATCACGTTCCTGTCTGCTGATTCAGCGCGTGCAAATGCTGAGGGGACACGGGATATGATCAACTTCGTGGGAGGCCTGGTTGGCATCATCTTTGGAATTGCAGGGGTGTTGAACCTTATGAATACACTGATTACAACGGTACTTACCCGCCGTCATGAATTTGCAACCATGCAGAGCATCGGAATGACGAGTCGGCAGCTCAGAAAAATGATGATGTTTGAGGGAGTTTATTATGCGCTGGGCGCCTGCAGTCTGGGTGTAATCGCTTCAGTAATTTTAAACCTGACGCTGGTGCGCAGTATCACAGGAGGAATCTGGTATTTTACCTTCCGTTTTACATTGCTGCCCGCAATGCTGACTTCTGGCGTGTTGCTGATAGTATCAGTAATCGTCCCGGTTCTGGCACTGAAGGTATTTAACAGAGGAAGTATTGTAGAACAGCTGCGTGTGACAGATTAA
- a CDS encoding ABC transporter ATP-binding protein: MECILKTTGLKKYYGTGDTMVRALDGVDLEIERGKFTAVIGTSGSGKSTLLNMLGGLDIPTAGSVKIGTTELSKLDGEQATVFRRKQIGFVFQNFNLVPVLSVWENIVFPISMDGQKPDKKFIMKVVQLLGLERKLDSLPNNLSGGQQQRVAIARALASKPSIILADEPTGNLDTRTSDDVIGLLKMTSREFHQTIVMITHNPEIAQMADRVVRIEDGKIVNENHVI, encoded by the coding sequence ATGGAATGTATTTTAAAGACAACCGGTTTAAAAAAGTATTACGGAACAGGCGATACGATGGTCAGGGCGCTGGACGGTGTAGATCTGGAAATCGAGAGAGGAAAATTCACTGCGGTCATCGGGACCTCAGGAAGCGGAAAGTCCACACTTCTGAATATGCTGGGCGGGCTGGATATCCCCACAGCGGGAAGTGTTAAGATAGGGACAACAGAACTGTCAAAATTAGACGGCGAACAGGCTACAGTCTTTCGGCGAAAACAGATTGGATTTGTTTTTCAGAACTTTAATCTTGTACCTGTGCTTAGTGTATGGGAAAATATTGTATTTCCGATCTCGATGGACGGGCAGAAGCCGGATAAAAAATTCATTATGAAGGTAGTACAGCTGCTGGGGCTTGAGCGTAAGCTTGACAGCCTGCCGAACAATCTGTCCGGCGGTCAGCAGCAACGTGTGGCGATTGCCCGTGCATTGGCTTCCAAACCGTCGATCATTCTGGCGGATGAGCCGACAGGCAATCTTGATACCAGGACCAGCGACGACGTGATCGGGCTCCTGAAAATGACGAGCAGGGAATTTCATCAGACCATTGTCATGATCACACACAATCCAGAGATCGCACAGATGGCAGACCGGGTCGTGAGGATTGAGGACGGGAAGATCGTGAATGAAAATCATGTTATCTGA
- a CDS encoding MATE family efflux transporter has protein sequence MTKEKNSEITFTEGSVFQAIVRFALPVLGALVLQAAYGAVDLLVVGQFGDASSISAVGTGSAFMQMVTFIITSLAMGATVVIGQHIGEKKPEEAGNTVGTSIVLFVVIGIIATILLEVFAGNIAHLLQVPAESFDKAVTYIRICSGGILIIIAYNVISSILRGVGNANLPFLFVGIACIVNIIGDLLLVGVFKMDVAGAALATIAAQGVSVAASLIVLRRQDLPISFSFRQCRIISRELRLILKIGVPIALQETMVQISFLVINSIINGMGLQPSAGYGVAQKIVTFIMLVPSSVMQSVSAFVAQNVGAGKMDRAKKGFYTAMLSGIAVGIVMFIAGFFGGAGLSTVFTSDQAVIAQSASYLRGFSADCILTCILFSSIGYFNGCGKSIPVMLQGITSAFCIRIPVSILMSRLPGASLMLVGLATPITTVYGIVFFLICFKRLKQK, from the coding sequence ATGACAAAAGAAAAGAACAGTGAAATTACATTTACGGAAGGTTCCGTTTTTCAGGCTATTGTACGGTTTGCTCTGCCTGTGTTGGGTGCACTGGTGCTTCAGGCAGCATACGGCGCGGTAGATTTGCTGGTAGTAGGCCAGTTTGGCGATGCGAGCAGCATATCTGCAGTCGGAACCGGAAGTGCATTCATGCAGATGGTAACTTTCATTATAACCAGTCTTGCCATGGGTGCAACGGTAGTGATCGGTCAGCATATCGGCGAAAAAAAACCAGAAGAAGCCGGTAATACGGTCGGTACCTCCATTGTACTGTTTGTGGTCATCGGTATTATAGCAACTATACTGCTGGAAGTATTCGCAGGGAACATTGCACACCTCCTGCAGGTACCGGCGGAATCGTTTGACAAAGCCGTCACCTATATCCGTATCTGCTCCGGCGGTATTCTGATCATTATCGCCTATAATGTCATCAGCAGTATCCTTCGCGGTGTCGGGAATGCCAATCTTCCTTTCCTGTTCGTCGGTATCGCATGCATCGTTAATATTATTGGAGACCTGTTGCTTGTCGGAGTTTTCAAGATGGACGTGGCAGGTGCTGCGCTGGCCACAATCGCCGCCCAGGGAGTGTCCGTGGCGGCTTCCCTGATCGTACTGAGACGTCAGGATCTTCCCATCTCGTTTTCCTTCAGACAGTGCAGGATAATCTCAAGGGAACTGCGGCTGATCCTGAAAATAGGGGTTCCCATCGCTCTTCAGGAAACCATGGTACAGATTTCCTTTCTGGTCATCAATTCCATCATCAATGGTATGGGACTGCAGCCTTCTGCCGGATATGGAGTTGCACAGAAAATCGTAACTTTTATCATGCTGGTTCCTTCTTCTGTCATGCAGAGTGTCTCCGCCTTTGTCGCACAAAATGTGGGCGCCGGAAAGATGGACCGCGCGAAAAAGGGATTCTATACTGCCATGCTTTCGGGGATAGCGGTTGGAATCGTGATGTTTATAGCCGGTTTCTTCGGCGGTGCCGGGCTGTCCACAGTTTTCACGTCCGACCAGGCGGTGATCGCACAGAGTGCCAGCTACCTGAGGGGCTTTTCGGCAGACTGTATTCTCACATGTATACTGTTCAGCAGCATCGGATATTTTAACGGCTGCGGCAAAAGCATTCCCGTTATGCTGCAGGGAATCACTTCCGCATTCTGTATCCGTATCCCGGTGTCCATTCTGATGTCCCGGCTTCCGGGCGCATCTCTGATGCTGGTTGGCCTCGCCACACCGATCACGACAGTATACGGCATCGTGTTTTTCCTGATTTGTTTCAAGCGGCTGAAACAAAAATAA